A region of Lycium barbarum isolate Lr01 chromosome 1, ASM1917538v2, whole genome shotgun sequence DNA encodes the following proteins:
- the LOC132636280 gene encoding DEAD-box ATP-dependent RNA helicase 37-like has protein sequence MSNSWADSVENNVATDNVGPSGASASTRRSSYVPPHLRNKPIAAEPPLAPSQGGPPSGGFNGPTRWGGSYGRQGGGGGRGGGWGGRGGGWGRDREVNPFGNDADVVLEQSFDQENTGINFDAYEDIPVETSGENVPPPVNTFADIDLGDAVNLNIRRCKYVKPTPVQRYAIPISIAGRDLMACAQTGSGKTAAFCFPIISGIMRGNFPQRPRGVRTVFPLALILSPTRELSMQIHEEAKKFSYQTGVRVVVAYGGAPINQQLRELERGVDILVATPGRLVDLLERAKVSLQMIRYLALDEADRMLDMGFEPQIRRIVEQMDMPPPGKRQTMLFSATFPKEIQRLASDFLANYIFLAVGRVGSSTDLIVQRVEFVHDGDKRSHLMDLLHAQMANGVHSKQSLTLVFVETKKGADALEHWLCINGFPATAIHGDRTQQEREQALRTFKRGDTPILVATDVAARGLDIPHVSHVINFDLPNDIDDYVHRIGRTGRAGKSGLATAFFNDGNLSMAKPLADLMQEANQEVPEWLTRYASRSYGGRNRRAGGGRFGGRDFRRDSSYNRSGGGGVNYYDGGNSSSGGYGNYSGGYGPGVTSAWD, from the exons ATGAGCAACTCTTGGGCAGATTCAGTTGAGAATAATGTAGCTACTGATAATGTTGGGCCTAGTGGTGCTTCTGCTTCTACAAGGAGATCATCTTATGTCCCACCACATCTTCGCAACAAACCAATAGCAGCAGAACCTCCTCTAGCTCCATCGCAGGGTGGCCCACCTTCTGGAGGTTTTAATGGACCAACTAGATGGGGTGGTTCTTACGGACGCCAAGGTGGAGGCGGCGGCCGCGGAGGTGGTTGGGGTGGCAGAGGGGGTGGTTGGGGTAGAGACCGGGAAGTTAACCCTTTCGGTAATGATGCAGATGTGGTCTTGGAGCAATCATTTGATCAGGAGAATACTGGTATCAATTTTGACGCTTATGAGGATATTCCAGTGGAAACAAGTGGAGAAAATGTGCCACCTCCTGTTAATACATTTGCAGACATAGATTTAGGGGATGCTGTTAACTTGAATATTAGGAGGTGCAAGTATGTTAAGCCCACTCCTGTCCAGCGATATGCAATTCCTATCTCCATAGCAGGACGAGATCTCATGGCCTGTGCCCAGACTGGATCCGGCAAGACTGCTGCCTTTTGTTTCCCAATTATTAGTGGAATCATGAGGGGGAATTTTCCTCAACGGCCTCGTGGAGTCCGCACAGTTTTTCCCCTTGCTCTTATTCTGTCTCCAACAAGAGAGCTCTCAATGCAG ATACACGAGGAAGCTAAAAAGTTTTCTTATCAGACTGGTGTTCGGGTGGTAGTGGCCTACGGTGGAGCCCCGATTAATCAACAG CTCCGAGAGCTTGAGAGAGGAGTTGATATTCTTGTGGCAACTCCTGGTAGACTGGTTGATTTACTTGAGAGAGCAAAAGTTTCATTACAGATGATTAGGTATTTAGCTCTCGATGAGGCAGATCGTATGCTGGACATGGGATTCGAGCCTCAAATCAGAAGGATAGTGGAGCAAATGGATATGCCTCCACCTGGTAAAAGACAGACTATGTTGTTCAGTGCCACATTCCCAAAAGAGATTCAG AGACTGGCATCTGATTTTCTTGCAAACTACATATTTTTGGCAGTTGGACGAGTTGGTTCTAGTACTGATTTGATTGTTCAGCGAGTTGAATTTGTTCATGATGGTGACAAGAGAAGCCATCTTATGGACCTACTTCATGCACAGATGGCTAATGGGGTACACAGCAAG CAATCTCTAACTTTGGTATTTGTCGAAACAAAGAAGGGTGCTGATGCATTGGAGCATTGGCTGTGTATTAATGGGTTTCCTGCAACTGCCATTCATGGTGATAGGACTCAGCAG GAAAGGGAGCAAGCGTTGAGAACATTCAAGAGAGGAGATACCCCAATATTAGTAGCGACAGATGTGGCTGCTCGAGGCCTTGATATCCCTCATGTTTCTCATGTTATCAACTTTGACCTTCCTAATGACATTGATGATTATGTGCACCGGATAGGCAGGACAGGTCGTGCAGGCAAGTCAGGATTAGCAACTGCTTTCTTTAATGACGGCAATCTTTCGATGGCCAAACCGCTAGCTGACTTGATGCAAGAAGCTAATCAGGAGGTACCTGAATGGTTGACTCGTTATGCGAGCCGTTCATACGGAGGTAGAAACAGGCGGGCTGGCGGAGGCCGTTTTGGCGGGCGTGACTTCAGGAGGGATTCCTCATACAATCGAAGTGGAGGTGGTGGTGTGAATTACTATGATGGAGGTAATAGTAGTAGTGGTGGTTATGGCAATTATAGTGGGGGATATGGTCCTGGAGTAACTAGTGCTTGGGATTAG